From the genome of Pieris rapae chromosome 18, ilPieRapa1.1, whole genome shotgun sequence:
tgttaaaataaatttaaatggattaaaaagaaaagaagaataatatttaaaaatatttaactaaaattggatcaaattaaatttaataaagtaattcttaaaatacatGTCTCTTGTAAAAATAATGGTGGGTTCATTACATATTCGATTTCAACTTTCATACTACTTGgcaataaaatacagttactTAAAGTTATATTCTTCGCCTGTTCCATAAGTATACTTTTCTGGTAAACTGTAATCTGCCTTGTCATATCCTTCAACATCTACACCTTCATTACTAGGACCTTCTCTGAAACGGAAAGCAGGAAAGGATGAAATATTTGTACTATGGACCTACATTGcactacaaaatatataaaattaccaaaagGTTTccaatgttaaaaattaattattgtgttcTTTAAACccatttaattacatacattatccttacagatTATGTCTAATCGATAATatcgaaaatatataaaacaataaagatatatattatataagtatatacatatacacataatatCCACAATATCGAAAAAAGTGAATTTACTCTTGGAACTAGATGTTTGTATTCATTTTGATCTTTTAcacgttaaaatattttaatgaaaaacaataagaattgtaattaaaactttggCATCCTCGCTTTAGTTTTTTAGCCTAACATAGCTAACCTAGAAGCGACATAAAAAACCGATTGTaaagattttttctttttaaaacgACACATTACAATGATTAGTTATTGGCAAAATTTCTGTATAATTCatagtattaaatttcaaattcaagttattaaataccttAACTCCTCGTGATGTTTTTTCTTTGGGTTTTCTTCGTATTCACGTTCGTGTTCTTTTTTCTTTGGGTTTTCTACGTATTCACGTTCTTCTTCGTCACTTTCTGGTTCACGATAAGcttcaactttaaaaaatgtgggAACATTAAAAAGCAAGTAGGGTTCAGAAAAtgttcaaaatttataataaaatacaaccgctacaacatttttaggtcctggcctcagattttggaatctgtttcatgatcatttttaaatctaataggcaagtaggtgatcagcctccagtgcctgacacacgtcgtcgactttttgggtctaagatatgtcggtttcctcacgatgttttccttcaccgttcgagcaaatgttaaatgcgcacatagaaagtcaattggtgcccagcccgggatcgaacctacgacctcaggtatgagagtcgcatgctaaAGCAACAAGGCCAACactcaaaatttataaagataatatagtaatatttttaacctacCTTTCTTCTCGTTTTGGTGGCTATGAGCTCCCGCATGGCCGTCATCGTCATGTCCAAAGGAATCCTGTTTCTGAAACTCGTAATTGTCTCCAGCCTTCTTGTGATAAGAGTCAAAATGCTGGTAACCCTTTTTGCCACCTCCGGTTTTTTTACGCGAGTACCCGATCTCACCATCTCCTTCGTTCTCGTAAGATTTATGATAATCTTCCGGCTGATAATAGTAATGtttattgtgaaataatatAGGTCATTAAACTtacttaaataagtaattaagcGCCCTAAATAGTTGCGTTACCAACAAAATCCCAAATATAACTAAACCAATATTCTTGGTATAACTTAGAAGGCTTTTTTACGTACCTATCTAAAAGcaactttagttttttgtacAACTTGAAAATGTACCTTTGCTCGGTTACTttctaagataaaaaataggtATTCCTCAGTTTGATTGCCTCTCAaattttgtcattttaaattaactttagaactgtttttttttatgaacaaaGCCTCGGAAACTTGCAGTGTTCTAGGTACATATATGATGATTTGAAAACAATTCTTTGCAATTAAAGTAAGCATATACATAGGATTTTCTTTCGTTATTTCGGTTGTAAACGCGTCTTACCGCAGGGGACCTAACAGGCCTGATATATGAGCCTAGAGACATTGTATCATCTGCCACCATGAGGTCCTGTAGAGTTGCAGCCCGAGACGCCACTGCCATCTGTATCAAACCTATTACTAACAGTTTAAGATCCATGGTTCTGGAAACAAAGTATTTACGATTAGAATATTGTGGTCACTGAAGCGGTTACAGTTAGTAAAAACTTGTTGAAATCGATCGTCAAAGACCTTACTTTTTGACAacgttttctaataaataataaataaaataccatctaaaataaatgtgaaataacttttttaatcacGTTAGTctctttttaaaacaatttatatatttttaaaattatatcgttTATCCAATTTCCAAACGACTTATTCGTTATTTACACTAGTAACCTACTgattaatataagaattgtcttacttacaaaaaaattgttccgTCGCAAACTTCCAACTAGcctatacataaatttaactcagttttatataacaaaatgatTGCAAATAAATAGTGTTTCCCAACCAGCGTTGACTTTAATTCTTGCAACTAAGCAAACCGCTCTCTAAAGtatgcaataatttaataaaatcttacctTAAATTAAGCTGTTTtggttattgtaaaaaaaataatttctccaAAAACTTTAAGCACTAAGTTTGTGTATGGTGGTCTTAACTTTAGATTTGCTtcgtaaaaaagtaatttaatagcCAACTTCAAATACCTGTTTTGTTCCAAATAACGGGTAACGTAATAAAGGGTAACTAACATGCCTCGAGAAGTGCCTGGATAtatacttaaccgattttgatgaaatttgaaatgttCCCTAAGTTGGGATACACCTGATTTAAACACCATTCTTGAAATTGGGAAAACTAAAACAGTTGCCTTACACGGCACGAACTTATAAATCAAGTATTAGTAGTATGTGAAACAACACGAGAAAGTCTTCTGTTGACAGATGGAGCCTACCACGTATTCGGGTAGTAATACACAAATACTTTTCAAATGATCTAATCGTGCTTTCGTGTAGTTAgtgattaagttaattaaaacataggATATTGTCAAATATCGTTCGCTTTAAAAGCCTgtaatttaggtaaacatatCTATAgacgattaaaataaaaaaaacttccataaatttttaatacagccGTCAACCAGCAATCGACAAtatattatgactttcgtaATGGAAATGCGGTGTAGACAGTGATTTGATTACGTCGCACATCGTTTGAGCTGGCCTGTCCCGTCTTCCCTTCATTCAGAGTTTCTCTTGGAATAAACTCCTTGATAGCATTTGGGTGAACTTCATAGGAAAACTCCCACTCTTTTTGTAATTTGAGATCCTGAAGGCTTTTCTctctttaacaaaaaaaatagtatttatttcaatagaagGTATGTACTTAATTGCATGGGGttcacttaatattaaaaaccacTTTTAGAAACGCCTAATACTATGataatataggtaaatattgtatataatatataactctTTAATGGATTGTAAgcaaaaatcttattttagttCATAGTGGCTTTTTGGAGTTTTTTCCGTTTTAAAAGAAACGGTCAAAAAAAATCCGGTTttggttttaaagaaaaaaataacatgaaaataatgataattgtaCCTAACCATCCAACATAAACgagtatatatttacattgattCATTGGTAACGTCGAATCGCATCACGGGAAAGCCTGTATCGCGTCCCCGCTGAAGGGCGTTTTTTGCCAGCAGTCGAGCTAATTCTGAAGCTTTCGGTGAGTCCGGGGGTACTATTACTACAACCTGGGAGATAAAAAGGCCAATAaactatgtataattattcaaattttgtaACGAGAATTGTAAACACTGAATGAGCACCGattcttttgttgttgtttgttCTTTTGAATTGTTATACCtatgtataatttagttatttttcataGTTTTTCGATTTGCAAAATCCAAGATTctatttgtatagaaataaaactttaaacattaGTAGCTTTGATGCATCGTTAAGCTTAACATGCTTGTTATGAAACATGAAcaataaaacgtttatttcaTTGATGCAGAAATTTAtgcttttcttttcttttctttatgaTAAAGATgctatttacacaatattaacaaatatatattaatatggaAAATAAGATGAATCGCTGGACATACCTACTCACCAGAAAGAAGACAGACGGAGTATGCCGAAAGAAAAATCCGGcgtaaaaaaactctcggtacttttacaatagcaaatcatcatacaaaataactatgtcaaacaacacttagttttaaaaccaatatcgtaaattaattagaagtagcctatATAGTCTCAGTCCTTTATCAACCAGATAAtcgttaactttatagtaagcctttacACTCAGCTTTTCTTTAAGATATTTCCTAAATTGATTATAAGGCAGAGATAAGAGatcctctgggattttattaaagaaaagtatatttttttccaaaaaaagaattactaacattCATTGTGTGGGCAATGCCTCCTAATTGACTAAACTATATATAGCAGTTGTTCAGACCTGCATAACTGTATGCACTTGATATTTGTCGTGAAGGGCGGGTGCGCTAAGGCAATGTGCAGCGAAGAGTACTAAGCGGCGCGAGCGGGTACAGCGTACACAGTGAGCCCACGCCTTAAGGAGATTTGCGTCCCAGGGGCTTACGGCTGCGCTCAAAGCTACTCCTCTCACCTGACCCCACCGCTTTGACTCCTGCTGCTCTGCTATCATCGAGTGACCTGAAACGGCGATGTTGATGTTGATTGAAAACAAATGAGGTAGAAATAGGTCGTCACGAATTAAGTTTGGTGGCGGTTTTTTGTATCAATGTTTAGATATATAAACAGTTTGTTTGAAGCAGTAACaagtgattttaaattaaaatatgagcttaaactaacttaaaattaaggtAAGTAGGGTTGCGAAGcaaacaaaaactaatttgTCTTACCTAAGGGTTCTATAATCCAAATTACACGTTTTATGTTATTGGACATTATCAGATATCGGAAacgtgaatgttaaatacaatttatgagcGTGGTAACAACTTGAGGGCTGATATTAGTTTCAAGTCTACGATGACGTTAACgttactaattatttactaacatatacataatatgtatcttAACTAATGTTACGTTACATAACTCACGAAAGCTCTTCGTATTTCGTGGTGAAGTTCTCCTAATTTTGTAGGACATATATACCCTGTATATCATCCAAGATATCTAATAATTCAGATTAATGGTATTAAATTACCGTGTGGGCGGGTGTACCCCATTGCTTACCCTGAGCCAGAGTTCTTGTGACCAAGTCATCAAGAACGACATTCTGTGAATGATGTGTTGCAACACCTGGCCAGGCGGCAGCTGCGTGTTCCTTCACAAATCGTAAAACCCTCGGAGTATCAGCTGGTCTGGCGCGACGCACACGTAAACGTTCCTCTTTTAAAGTCCCCACCTAATCAGATCGAACTAAAGTGGTTAGCTGCAAATAGTCAGCCACaagttaaacatttttctacgaaattttgTCTCATAGCAAATATTTCTCAACGCATAATAATTGGGTTGGGTATAATTTGTGGGAATGTGGTGGTATACAGGCAAAGACAAAATACCCATCAGGCCCCATCTACACAAGGGTCtagctatataaaaaaaatattttggcaaCCTATAAAAGTTTACGTTTTAAACGAAGCTTACAGCACGCTTAGTAGAAGATGGAATTTCAGGGTTGTCAGCGTAACTTCTTGAAGCAACTACCGAAGGTCTGTAGCAAGCTGCCGTTCTGACCATCACCTTTGGAGAAAGCCACTTCATCAGTTTGTATATTGACATGTCTCAGAAAATAGAGGTTTACTGTTTAAAATGGTTCGTTTTCACCGGTGTATCATTTTGGTTATTGCTAgttccttttatttttacaaaaaatttaatattattcataaataaaaatatactatggTCGCATATTGACGGTTGCTGTGACGGCTGTgcaatttacttttttgtgaTTTGACGTCATTGTAGTAAAAAGGTTCtgcatataaataaagttattgataatTGAATTTCTTCGTTCGGTCTTTTTTCTATACCAGGAGCTTTTATTGCGAGCCTTTTGACAGCCTACAGCTGAGATGCATCGCTAATTCATACCATGGCGTCGAAAAAACCAGTCAGTTTATATTTTCACGTGACCTTATCGATATCCAGATttcgtttattaaatttgaatgaaaaCTCGTACAATGACCTCGGGactgaattaaaatttgacagttttTCCGTTTCATTTCTGAACAAGTTAGTTAGTCACTAGTACATTATGTTGTCGTTgtcgtttatttaatattctagaTGTAAAAgtgtttgatataaaattatattattaaaatacattttaaaatgtatatgtaaaaacCTTTTCTGTCTCTGTTGTATTTCTATCAAACCATaaactatgtttttataaaatgtcattCTAATATGTCATTCGTCATAATATTCTAGCAGAAAAAATGCctcattaatttcaatttatataaaaaatacaaaaaaatgttaatacgGAAATGAAATAGACAAAATGAATTTCTTCAGGTTGCTTAACAATAACGTTTTGCGAATGATCCCACGCCAGGTGTGCAATTTGGAATTCAAGAGATTCAGGAAACCGTCGCCATGCGATGTTTGTCTATACACCCCAGAGAAGAGACCAGTTTAGTATTACTATCTTTTAATaccaaaattataaatcttatatcGATTTCAATGGTTGATAAATCAGATATAAATTGGCCGCCGTTGGTACTCCttaaactactactactactcaGAGACGATACTACTCAGAGACATAACTATGTCTAGTTATGTCTCTGAGTTATGAAAGAGCGTAAAAATTCTTCAACTTTTCATGTTGATGCACATCAGCGGTTAATGATTGAATTTAAAGAAAGCTACAGCCAACTGTTGTTCCTGATGAATTTGTTGTTGTACAGTAGGTACTCTTATTTCGGGTAATAAGTTAAGAAACGATGAAACTGACCACCTGAAACctggtaaaatttaaaattaagagaGTATCCTAATAGTAGaactttgtatttgttttagtgCTTTGACATCCGCAATGTATCAATCGAACAAGGAACCAACAAACATGGCAAATTGATACGTTCCTTCCTTTGTAGCCACTATTGGCCACGCGAGCCAAGTGTTGTGGGACTCTGGATGTGTCACAACTGTAGCTATCTTGATGTCCTTACTGATAAATATTCACTCTCTGGTAAGTTATAGTTTAAAAGAATTCATCCGATTTATACAACTGGTACAGTACTTAAGTAGGGGTCATGATTTTGGGTGTAATCTGTGTTAAAATTATggcataattttttaattacatttagggcctgtttcacaatatatggataaagtaccaaatagctattcaacacataaattattcaaaagagaaaagttccgaataagatacttggcatttcataacgaatagcgctatctgacagtcgtgaaacgtaaaaatactgtttatgcTACCTAATGCctatacctacctacctaaTACCTATGCTAAtacgtaataaatagcttatttggaacttatccggacattgtgaaacagtcCCTTTAACTATTtctatatctttataatatattatctaagtATTACCCTTTAATTACTTCCGATaagacttttatttaaaatctttccTCAGGTGATCGTTTTATAGCATACGAGTACATACCACGTACAAATGAACGAAAGATGGTTGGTGTATGTGTTGCCAATAGGGTCTACCCGTGGGCCATAGATGAGTTGGAAGAATGGGCGCACTCTACGAGTCCGCGTCCGGAAAGGAACCGGATGTACTTCATAGCACACTGTCTGCGGAGTCCCAATCTGTTTAAGAAGTACGATGTGCCGTACTTGTATGATGTAAGTGCATGACTTGTATACTCCTTTcagtttttgaagttatgaGAGttctttttattcaattcgaattataaatatttttgatttttattttatttacaccagGTTATTAATAGTATCCGATTATTGGggagttattttttaaatttttcttaaaaatctcTTAGAAGATTATTTCACTATTGTGGCGTACCTATGCCTTATatccatattaataattatgttagtaTAAATTCTCATGCATTGTATTTGAGCTGGGagtattaaatgtatcttCGAACTGTGAACATCGTTCTTATTTAGTCCCGTCCTTACATGGCGATCCTGCCATTTAAGGTTCGGTTTCAAGTTCAAGTCGGTTTAAGTCGCAGCAGTTTAGAATGGGAAAGGTACACTATTTTCCGTAAATatcttatacataaattgaaaCCTttgacttaaattatttataaaaatcttcacACATGACATTctgaaaacttaaatataaatttattatataggatCTAAAATAATCGTAAGAATCAGGTTAAATTTAACTTGGGGGTTATAAGAGAAATCAAAAGAGAATAATGCAGGTGGAAGTACTAGCGACATCTTCGGAGGTGGCAGCACAAGGCGTGGGGTCTTTACTCTTACGGAGGGTTTTGCAGTACGCTGAGGAGATGCGGTTGCCGCTCGTGCACGTTATCGCTGTCAGCCACTATACGTACGTATAATGTAACGTAACTGTACGCGCTTTTTAATGGTTGGTAACCATGGCAACAAACATGTATGATGACGATTTGAAACGTGCGTTTAGGtccaatgaaaaatatattttaacaagcAAAAATATCATCAACAATTTAGGTGTTATGTATAGAATTTTTGGCCTAGTGAACATAACCTGTATGTGTTACAATTTTACAGAGCCAAAATGTGTGAGAAGTGTGGAATGAAGCTGGAGTGGTCGATGGACTATAGCGAGTTCATCGATGATGCCGGTCAAAGAGTCTTCTTCCCGCGACGGCCACACCACAAAGTATCTGTGTTCACCATGTATTTTGACCCAAAGAAAGGTGCACCTGTACCCTGCTTACCCCCCTTTTAGTACCactgttgaaaataaattttttgaggctaatttttcttttatttacatgaaatgTTTGATATCACATCCTAAACGCACTTTATTTCTGCGTATGTTAATAGTTCTATATTCGAGATCTAGACCCATTAACATATGAACGAATTTGTAAGCCTCAGATCTGCAGTTAGAAATAAGCGCTTAATATAGGAGCTAAAAATATGGCTTGATTTGACATATTATGTGGAATCGTACTTTTAAGGAGTAAGAAATTTGCTTATCGTATAGTGACTGAAACTGAAATgctatatgtacataatatagtaAAGTTTATTGCAAGTTCTTCTCGTCAGTTCCACGCCCAcgttaaatttctattttaacgGGGGTATATAGCATTtgatatgtatttgtttattgacGATTATAAGTGTATGctgtgttacctaaattattattttttttgaattaaacaGGAAAGCCAACGTTGTCCACGACTCTAGACTATTCAATAATATCTAGATtcgcgattttttttaaagtaagcgTATTTAGTTTGCCTTGATAgaggataaataaaaaacaaataaataggaACGTTTTTATgacaatatcaaaaatataaaacccgTTATCTAATCtattatctaataatactTACAAATGTTGGTGGCTTTACTCGTTGAAACCTTTAACTTGCGATGCGAGTACAGCCGCCATTATGCTTGTGTGACCAATACAATAAGTACTTACttagacaatttttaattagattaggAAATACGGCtgtattttacatttcaatacAGCACGTTTCAGGGGACTGAACACTAGGCGTAATAGCGAGAGAAGTACAGTAGAGAAAGGAATTTTGTCACTTAATTGTGAAGGAGACACTGCCAACCAATTGTAATCAACCGACGCAACGTTTTGctccaaataaattattgtagaaATTGTTGAAGGCATACGCGCGGTACTACTATCAAGGCTAGGTATTTTTCTATTCATCTGATTATTAAGTGTGTGTAGAATGACTATAATAGACTCCACTTTATCAGGTTCCGTTAAGACATTGCTTTTCCTAATGCGTTGAAGCCCTTCAAGATTTTTGCTTAGTGCGTCTAACACATTTCAGTTACATTCGTTTAAGCATGGTCACggtagataaaaaattattctcGAACCGTCTGCGATAACTTGGTCCAATCCAGAACAATTATACTTCGTTTGAATCTGGGAGTTGAACGCCATACAAATAACGTTTCGATAGTGGAAAACTTTGACaatgatattattatcattgtcaaagttaatattttatatattgccgaacaacaatatatgtattttgctTACTGTTTAGTAACTGAAATCACGGCTTAGtgatataaacttatatatttttatgataggGGTTCATTGTCCGTTTGCCGCCAATTACTAGTTACCGTTAATAAccattttacaaataactttAGTTTACAATTGAAGTTATAGAAACATTACAACAATTAGTATTCAGACAATAAAGTAAACACGTTTTTATGCTTAAAGCTATGTTTATCATCCGAAAGGGATTATAAACATAGCTGTAAGCATGCAAGCTGTATTTCAATAATGATTTTTGCTTGTATTAAATGGTAACCTACTGACAAATCAATAACGGAAATATAAAACCGATTATGACATCCTTAGAAACATTACCCATCGCAACGCAATAATAAGATTGcttaattctatttaatattgtcgATAGAAGCAGGTTTCTAAAGGACCACTCTGTAGATGCAATAATGATTTCATTGGATATATAGGTATAACTAGGCAAACGTCATCGTAAGacaaaacattacaattacaGTCACAAAAACTGAATGAACGAATTAGAAGCGCATTTTTAGTACAGGGTACAAATCACTTAAtactagtttttatattatcttagtCTTTCTTAGCATACGCCCAATGAGAGCCACCTTCTTTGCCTCCCTTCTTGCCGTGCTGCGAGTGATGTGAATGATGTTCATCATGTCCAGATTTGCCCTTGTGGCCCCGATGGTCAGCATCCACATGTCCCTTTTTGCTGTTGGcaaaaaattgcattttagGTCCCTGTACCAAGTATTACCCGAGCTTAAACTTTCTCAAcccattatttaatatagcaCTAACCGATAAGTATACATAATAGTTTTGATAGTTTCATTTTTGGTGCAACtacaaaactataaaaaaaaaattaaaaacttccaATTCCAAAGAAtccttttgatattttttttgtataattatacaaaaaaatatctttaaaaacaaGTATGGCATTTCGCGACGGCGATAAACccgtaatatttaataattgaatgaCGCGTGAACAAATAGACCCTTTCCCAGGTAGCAGGAACAAAAAATGCCTACCTGTATCCATTTTTGCCTTTCTCCACAAAATCGTGGCCTGCGTTTACGTGGTGGGCTTTTTTCTTTCCACTTTCGT
Proteins encoded in this window:
- the LOC111004299 gene encoding uncharacterized protein LOC111004299, with translation MDLKLLVIGLIQMAVASRAATLQDLMVADDTMSLGSYIRPVRSPAPEDYHKSYENEGDGEIGYSRKKTGGGKKGYQHFDSYHKKAGDNYEFQKQDSFGHDDDGHAGAHSHQNEKKVEAYREPESDEEEREYVENPKKKEHEREYEENPKKKHHEELREGPSNEGVDVEGYDKADYSLPEKYTYGTGEEYNFK
- the LOC111004297 gene encoding uncharacterized protein LOC111004297, translated to MSIYKLMKWLSPKVMVRTAACYRPSVVASRSYADNPEIPSSTKRAVGTLKEERLRVRRARPADTPRVLRFVKEHAAAAWPGVATHHSQNVVLDDLVTRTLAQGHSMIAEQQESKRWGQVRGVALSAAVSPWDANLLKAWAHCVRCTRSRRLVLFAAHCLSAPALHDKYQVHTVMQVVVIVPPDSPKASELARLLAKNALQRGRDTGFPVMRFDVTNESIEKSLQDLKLQKEWEFSYEVHPNAIKEFIPRETLNEGKTGQASSNDVRRNQITVYTAFPLRKS
- the LOC111004286 gene encoding uncharacterized protein LOC111004286 codes for the protein MNFFRLLNNNVLRMIPRQVCNLEFKRFRKPSPCDVCLYTPEKRPCFDIRNVSIEQGTNKHGKLIRSFLCSHYWPREPSVVGLWMCHNCSYLDVLTDKYSLSGDRFIAYEYIPRTNERKMVGVCVANRVYPWAIDELEEWAHSTSPRPERNRMYFIAHCLRSPNLFKKYDVPYLYDVEVLATSSEVAAQGVGSLLLRRVLQYAEEMRLPLVHVIAVSHYTAKMCEKCGMKLEWSMDYSEFIDDAGQRVFFPRRPHHKVSVFTMYFDPKKGAPVPCLPPF